A region from the Vicia villosa cultivar HV-30 ecotype Madison, WI linkage group LG3, Vvil1.0, whole genome shotgun sequence genome encodes:
- the LOC131661991 gene encoding amino acid transporter AVT6D-like has product MSPSAGVQAPLLTGSSPAAGRGSIPGAVFNVATSIIGAGIMSIPAILKVLGVFPSFALIAIVAVLAEVSVDFLMRFTHAGDTTTYSGVMKEAFGPAGALAAQVCVIVTNFGGLILFLIIIGDVLSGKVSGDEVHLGILQEWFGIHWWNSREVALLVTLVVVMLPLVLFKSVESLKYSSAISTLLAVVFVAICSGLAIVALVQGRTQTPKLVPRLDYQTSFFDLFTAVPVVVSAFTFHFNVHPIGFEFAKLSDMKTAVRLAIMFCAVTYFIIGLFGYLLFGDSTQSDILINFDRSSDSAVGSLFNDLIRVSYALHVMLVFPIVNFSLRTNIDELLFPKKALLATDNKRFVILTLVLLVFSYLAAIAIPDIWYFFQFLGSTTALCLAFIFPGTIVLRDALGISTRKDKIIALGMIILAVVASAIAISTNIYNALSSKS; this is encoded by the exons ATGTCCCCGTCTGCCGGAGTTCAAGCCCCCCTCTTGACTGGATCCTCTCCGGCGGCGGGCCGCGGTTCAATCCCCGGCGCCGTATTCAATGTTGCCACGAGCATAATCGGCGCCGGAATCATGTCAATCCCGGCGATTCTTAAAGTCCTCGGCGTTTTCCCCTCTTTCGCCTTAATTGCAATCGTGGCTGTGCTAGCCGAAGTTTCGGTGGATTTTCTCATGCGCTTTACACATGCCGGTGACACGACGACGTACTCCGGCGTCATGAAGGAAGCTTTCGGGCCCGCTGGAGCATTAGCCGCTCAAGTTTGTGTAATAGTCACCAACTTTGGGGGTTTAATTCTCTTCCTTATTATTATCG GAGATGTTTTATCTGGAAAGGTAAGTGGAGATGAAGTGCACTTGGGAATTTTGCAAGAGTGGTTTGGTATTCACTGGTGGAATTCCAGGGAAGTTGCTCTTCTCGTCACCTTGGTTGTTGTTATGCTTCCATTGGTCTTGTTCAAAAGTGTAG AATCCTTGAAGTACAGTTCTGCAATATCAACTCTTCTTGCTGTGGTGTTTGTTGCCATTTGTTCCGGGTTGGCTATTGTTGCTTTGGTGCAAGGAAGAACACAAACTCCTAAACTGGTTCCTCGGTTAGACTACCAGACATCTTTCTTTGATTTGTTCACTGCAGTTCCTGTTGTAGTCTCAGCATTCACATTTCATTTCAATG TGCATCCTATTGGATTTGAGTTTGCAAAGCTATCTGATATGAAAACTGCAGTTCGATTAGCAATAATGTTTTGTGCTGTTACCTACTTTATAATTGGTTTATTTGGCTACCTCTTATTTGGAGATTCAACACAATCCGACATTCTAATCAATTTCGATCGAAGTTCTGATTCTGCTGTCGGTTCATTGTTCAATGATTTAATTCGTGTAAGCTACGCGCTCCACGTTATGCTGGTATTCCCTATTGTGAATTTCTCTTTAAGAACCAACATTGATGAGCTCTTATTCCCCAAGAAGGCTCTACTAGCCACGGACAACAAGAGATTTGTGATTCTCACTCTTGTGCTCTTAGTATTCTCCTATCTAGCTGCTATAGCAATACCAGATATTTGGTACTTCTTTCAGTTTTTAGGATCAACAACTGCATTGTGCCTTGCCTTTATTTTCCCTGGCACTATTGTATTAAG GGATGCTCTTGGAATATCAACTAGAAAGGACAAAATAATAGCACTTGGTATGATTATACTTGCCGTAGTGGCAAGTGCAATTGCAATTTCCACCAACATATACAATGCTTTAAGTAGTAAGTCATAA
- the LOC131656163 gene encoding amino acid transporter AVT6C-like produces the protein MSLSAGVHIPLLPGSKSAVEHGTIPGAVFNVVNSIIGSGIMSLPAILKVLGVFPALVVILIVAVLAEISVDFLMRFSDAGIKPTYASVMKEAFGSVGGLTTKVCIIINNFGGAILLLIIIGDVLSGKKSGDEVHLGILQQWFGIHWWNSREVALLITLVVVMLPLVLYKRVESLKYSSAISTLLAVSFVAICSGLAIVALVQGKTQTPKLVPTLDNQKSFFDLFTAVPVVVTAFAFHFNVHPIGFELAKPSDMKIAVRIALMFCAVIYFTIGLFGYLLFGELTQSDILVNFDQSADSAVGSFFNSLIRVSYALHIMLVFPVLNFSLRANVDELFFPKKPLLATDNKRFVILTLVLLVISYLAAIAIPDIWYFFQFLGSTTALSLAFIFPGTIVLRDALRISTRKDKIIALVMIILAVVSSAIAISTNIYNAF, from the exons ATGTCATTGTCAGCCGGAGTTCACATCCCGCTTTTGCCGGGATCAAAATCGGCGGTGGAGCATGGCACCATACCTGGCGCGGTATTCAATGTCGTTAATTCCATAATTGGATCTGGAATCATGTCACTTCCGGCGATCCTAAAAGTTCTCGGAGTGTTTCCTGCTCTGGTTGTCATTCTGATCGTGGCGGTGCTGGCTGAAATCTCCGTCGACTTTCTCATGCGTTTTTCGGACGCCGGAATAAAGCCAACATACGCGAGTGTGATGAAGGAGGCTTTTGGATCCGTTGGAGGATTAACCACTAAAGTTTGTATCATTATTAACAACTTTGGAGGTGCAATTCTGTTACTTATTATAATCG GGGATGTTCTATCTGGAAAGAAAAGTGGAGATGAAGTGCATTTGGGAATTTTGCAACAGTGGTTTGGAATTCACTGGTGGAATTCCAGAGAAGTTGCTCTTCTCATCACCTTGGTTGTTGTTATGCTTCCATTGGTCTTGTACAAACGTGTAG aATCCTTGAAGTACAGTTCTGCAATATCAACTCTTCTTGCTGTGTCATTTGTTGCCATTTGTTCTGGGTTGGCTATTGTTGCTTTGGTGCAAGGAAAAACACAAACTCCTAAATTGGTTCCTACATTAGACAACCAGAAATCTTTCTTTGATTTGTTCACTGCAGTTCCTGTTGTAGTCACAGCATTCGCATTTCATTTCAATG TGCATCCAATTGGATTTGAGCTCGCAAAGCCATCTGATATGAAAATAGCCGTTCGAATAGCATTAATGTTTTGTGCTGTTATCTACTTTACTATTGGTTTATTCGGCTATCTCTTATTTGGAGAATTAACACAATCAGACATTCTAGTCAATTTCGATCAGAGTGCTGATTCTGCTGTTGGTTCATTCTTCAATAGTTTAATTCGTGTAAGCTATGCACTCCACATTATGCTAGTATTCCCTGTCCTGAATTTCTCTTTGAGAGCCAACGTTGATGAACTATTCTTTCCCAAGAAGCCTCTACTAGCCACAGACAACAAGAGATTTGTGATTCTCACTCTTGTGCTCTTAGTAATCTCCTATCTTGCTGCTATAGCAATACCAGATATTTGGTACTTCTTTCAGTTTCTAGGATCAACAACTGCACTGTCGCTTGCCTTTATTTTCCCTGGCACTATAGTTTTAAG GGATGCTCTTAGAATATCTACAAGAAAGGACAAAATAATAGCACTGGTTATGATAATACTAGCTGTAGTGTCAAGTGCAATTGCAATTTCCACCAACATATACAATGCTTTTTAA